One window of Proteiniborus ethanoligenes genomic DNA carries:
- a CDS encoding type III pantothenate kinase produces the protein MILVCDVGNTNTVLGVFQGKTLLKDWRISTDKNKTSDEYGIILDQLFKYNGINIDDIEGVIISSVVPNLMHSLHAMSIKYLNKEALIVGPGIKTGINIKYDNPKEVGADRIVNAVAAYEKYGGPIIIVDFGTATTFCAISKAGEYEGGIISPGIIISSDALFQRTAKLPKVELIKPEKVINKNTVNSLQSGIIYGYVGLVDYIVKRMKLEIEGEVKEVIATGGLSTLIASESETITKIDKLLTLDGLRIIYERNK, from the coding sequence ATGATTTTAGTTTGCGACGTAGGGAACACCAATACTGTACTAGGCGTTTTCCAAGGGAAAACACTACTTAAAGATTGGAGAATATCAACTGATAAAAATAAAACATCCGATGAATATGGAATTATTTTAGATCAGTTATTTAAATACAATGGAATAAACATAGATGATATTGAAGGTGTAATTATTTCATCTGTTGTTCCTAACCTGATGCATTCACTGCATGCTATGAGTATAAAATATTTAAACAAGGAAGCACTAATAGTAGGGCCAGGGATTAAGACAGGTATAAATATAAAATACGATAATCCTAAGGAAGTAGGAGCAGATAGAATAGTAAATGCAGTTGCTGCATACGAAAAGTATGGTGGACCAATAATTATTGTAGATTTTGGAACTGCTACCACCTTCTGTGCCATATCTAAAGCAGGAGAGTATGAGGGGGGCATCATATCACCAGGCATAATAATATCTAGTGATGCATTATTCCAAAGAACAGCAAAACTTCCTAAGGTAGAATTGATTAAACCAGAAAAGGTTATCAACAAAAACACAGTAAACAGCCTACAGTCTGGTATAATATATGGATATGTAGGATTAGTAGATTATATAGTGAAAAGAATGAAACTTGAAATAGAAGGAGAAGTAAAGGAAGTAATAGCAACAGGAGGACTATCGACCTTAATAGCTAGTGAATCAGAAACTATAACTAAAATCGACAAATTACTTACACTAGATGGATTGAGGATTATATATGAGAGAAACAAGTAG
- a CDS encoding ECF transporter S component: MSNICIKSSFNIRKMTIVGVLGAISAVLGMTPIGFIPVGPTNATIMHIPVIIGAIVEGPIVGMLVGLIFGVFSLIRAITTPTVISPVFYNPLVSILPRVLIGLVSYYTYVAVKRMNKKTSIIVLGTIWTGVLAYLSIAFVKNISSYSARSISLGSLAFSGALVIFTLVIGWMSYKKLNHNALDIVISTIAGTLTNTVGVLGMIYLFYGRWFVEMMGGDPELAGKVILGVGVANGIPEAIIAVIIVTSVILSMKKQSK; this comes from the coding sequence ATGTCAAATATTTGTATCAAATCATCTTTTAATATTAGAAAGATGACTATTGTAGGAGTGCTTGGTGCCATTTCAGCAGTGCTTGGAATGACTCCAATAGGTTTTATTCCAGTAGGTCCAACTAATGCAACTATCATGCATATACCTGTAATTATAGGAGCTATAGTAGAAGGGCCAATAGTTGGTATGCTTGTAGGGCTTATATTTGGTGTTTTTAGTTTGATTAGAGCTATTACAACACCTACAGTCATATCTCCAGTATTCTATAATCCATTAGTATCTATACTGCCAAGAGTGCTAATAGGATTAGTTTCTTACTACACATATGTAGCTGTAAAAAGAATGAATAAAAAAACCTCTATTATTGTTCTAGGAACTATTTGGACTGGTGTATTAGCCTACTTGTCCATTGCTTTTGTGAAAAATATAAGCAGCTACTCAGCAAGAAGTATTAGTTTAGGTTCTTTAGCTTTTAGTGGAGCTTTAGTTATATTTACCTTAGTCATAGGATGGATGTCCTATAAAAAGCTAAACCATAATGCATTAGACATAGTGATTTCTACTATAGCAGGGACCCTTACCAATACTGTAGGAGTTTTGGGAATGATTTACCTGTTTTATGGGAGATGGTTTGTGGAAATGATGGGTGGAGACCCAGAATTAGCAGGCAAAGTAATACTAGGAGTAGGTGTAGCTAATGGCATACCAGAAGCGATTATAGCTGTTATAATAGTCACTAGTGTAATATTGAGTATGAAAAAACAATCAAAATAA
- the dusB gene encoding tRNA dihydrouridine synthase DusB gives MKIGNVEIKNRVFLAPMAGVTDMIFRIICKEMGAGLVYSEMVSTKGLYYNDEKTEELMMIDQEERPVALQIFGSDSEIMKKVTYDYINKREDIDIIDINMGCPTPKIVKNGDGSALMKNPRLVGQIVKAVVSVSAKPVTVKIRSGWDALNINAVEIAKIIEANGASAVAVHGRTREQFYSGEADWQVIKKVKENLSIPVIGNGDICSPEDGLKIIKETGCDGIMIGRGCRGNPWIFKRTVALIDGGALLPQPSEPERIDMCIEHFKRLCDFKGERVGVKEMRKHIAWYIKGIRDSAEMRNKVNKITDKEQMENALQSYKILVSKG, from the coding sequence ATGAAAATAGGAAATGTAGAAATAAAGAACAGAGTATTTTTAGCCCCTATGGCTGGTGTTACAGATATGATTTTTAGGATAATATGCAAGGAAATGGGTGCTGGACTAGTATATAGCGAAATGGTAAGTACAAAAGGACTTTATTACAATGATGAAAAAACAGAAGAACTAATGATGATAGATCAAGAGGAAAGACCTGTAGCACTGCAAATATTCGGCTCAGATTCAGAGATTATGAAAAAGGTAACATATGACTACATAAATAAAAGAGAAGACATAGATATTATAGACATAAATATGGGGTGCCCAACTCCCAAAATAGTAAAAAATGGGGACGGAAGTGCTCTTATGAAGAATCCAAGACTGGTGGGACAGATTGTAAAAGCCGTTGTAAGTGTATCTGCCAAACCTGTTACAGTAAAGATAAGATCAGGCTGGGATGCATTAAATATCAATGCAGTAGAAATTGCAAAAATAATAGAAGCAAATGGTGCAAGTGCTGTTGCTGTTCATGGAAGAACTAGAGAACAGTTTTATTCAGGAGAAGCTGATTGGCAGGTTATCAAAAAAGTAAAAGAAAATCTTTCTATACCTGTTATTGGTAATGGTGATATATGCTCCCCAGAAGATGGCTTAAAAATAATAAAGGAAACTGGCTGTGATGGAATAATGATAGGAAGAGGATGCAGGGGTAATCCTTGGATATTTAAAAGGACTGTTGCGTTGATCGATGGAGGAGCTCTATTGCCACAACCATCAGAGCCGGAAAGAATAGACATGTGTATAGAACATTTTAAAAGGCTGTGTGATTTCAAAGGAGAGAGGGTTGGAGTTAAAGAAATGAGGAAGCATATAGCCTGGTACATTAAAGGAATAAGAGATTCAGCAGAGATGAGAAATAAAGTAAATAAAATAACTGATAAGGAACAAATGGAAAATGCGCTTCAAAGCTATAAAATATTAGTAAGTAAAGGTTAA
- a CDS encoding biotin--[acetyl-CoA-carboxylase] ligase, which translates to MKEKILKLLKDSKNEFISGQEISQQLNVSRTAIWKYINALKEEGYEIESVSRKGYMLLSTPDILNYEEIRKYLETKHIGREIFYFDTLDSTNLKAKELAANEQKEGTVVIAEEQTNGRGRLGRSWSSPKKKGIWMSIILTPEIEPTDAAKVTQVAAAAVWKGINEVGVKTQIKWPNDIVLNGKKVCGVLTEMSGELNRLNYLVVGIGINANMSDEDFPEEIRGLATSLKIELNKEVERKELIGRILNNFEELYEELIHNNSIDKSIKICVENSALIGKDVRLILKGKEEEAKAIDISKEGELIIQDKNGDISKIISGEVSVRGLYGYV; encoded by the coding sequence TTGAAAGAAAAAATATTGAAGCTACTAAAAGATAGTAAGAATGAATTTATCTCAGGTCAAGAAATAAGCCAGCAATTAAATGTAAGCAGAACAGCTATTTGGAAATATATCAACGCATTAAAAGAAGAAGGCTATGAAATAGAATCTGTATCTAGGAAGGGGTATATGCTTTTATCCACACCTGATATCCTTAACTATGAAGAAATCCGCAAATATTTAGAAACAAAGCATATAGGAAGAGAAATTTTTTATTTTGATACACTAGACTCAACTAATCTAAAGGCAAAAGAGCTTGCAGCTAATGAACAAAAGGAAGGAACTGTAGTAATAGCAGAAGAACAAACAAATGGAAGAGGTAGGCTAGGACGAAGCTGGTCATCTCCTAAGAAAAAAGGAATATGGATGTCAATAATTCTAACACCAGAAATAGAGCCTACAGATGCTGCTAAGGTGACTCAAGTAGCTGCTGCTGCCGTATGGAAAGGAATAAATGAGGTAGGTGTAAAGACACAAATTAAATGGCCTAATGATATAGTTTTAAATGGTAAAAAGGTTTGTGGTGTATTGACAGAGATGAGTGGAGAATTAAACAGATTAAACTATTTAGTAGTAGGGATTGGTATAAATGCCAATATGTCTGATGAAGACTTCCCAGAAGAAATCAGAGGCTTGGCTACTTCATTGAAAATTGAACTCAATAAAGAAGTAGAAAGAAAAGAATTGATTGGACGAATATTAAATAATTTTGAGGAATTATATGAAGAGCTAATCCACAATAATAGCATTGATAAAAGCATAAAAATATGTGTAGAAAATTCTGCTCTTATCGGGAAAGATGTAAGATTGATATTAAAGGGTAAAGAGGAAGAAGCTAAAGCCATAGATATTAGTAAAGAAGGAGAGCTAATTATTCAAGATAAAAACGGAGACATTTCTAAAATTATTTCTGGGGAAGTATCAGTAAGAGGATTATATGGCTATGTATAA
- a CDS encoding quinate 5-dehydrogenase, which produces MKKVVSISIGSSKRNHRVQTNILGQEILIERIGTDGDKGKAIELIKNLDGKVDAFGLGGIDMYLKCKDKRYTIKDSIPLKQAAVKTPILDGTFLKDTLERRIIKQVDKEGIVSLEGKKVLITSALDRYGMAAAFEESESNVIYGDVIFALGIPLRIRSYNTLYNVARLLAPLILRLPFEMLYPTGKAQDTVSNSKYNIFFQEADIIAGDYLYIKKNMPINMEGKIIITNTITAKDVEDLEQRGVKLLVTTTPTFNGRSFGTNVMEAMIVALCEKTPENMSSRDFDLILDKLNFSPRIEYLNEGKRSKLNNKY; this is translated from the coding sequence ATGAAGAAAGTTGTAAGCATAAGCATAGGTTCATCTAAAAGAAACCACAGGGTACAGACTAATATATTGGGGCAAGAAATACTAATAGAAAGAATAGGAACAGATGGGGATAAAGGCAAGGCAATAGAATTAATAAAGAATTTAGATGGGAAAGTAGATGCTTTTGGGCTAGGTGGAATAGATATGTACTTAAAGTGCAAAGACAAAAGATATACTATAAAGGACTCTATTCCCTTAAAACAAGCTGCAGTTAAAACACCTATTCTAGATGGAACTTTTTTAAAGGACACATTAGAAAGGCGCATAATAAAGCAGGTGGATAAGGAAGGGATAGTAAGTTTAGAAGGGAAAAAAGTTTTAATTACATCTGCCTTAGATAGATATGGCATGGCAGCCGCATTTGAAGAGTCAGAAAGTAATGTTATTTATGGTGATGTAATATTTGCCCTTGGAATACCTTTGAGAATAAGGTCATATAATACCTTATACAATGTAGCTAGGCTATTAGCACCATTAATATTAAGACTACCCTTTGAAATGCTTTATCCTACTGGAAAGGCTCAAGACACTGTATCAAATAGCAAATACAACATATTTTTTCAAGAAGCAGATATTATAGCAGGAGATTACCTTTACATAAAAAAGAATATGCCCATCAATATGGAAGGCAAGATAATAATCACTAACACAATAACGGCAAAGGATGTAGAAGATCTAGAACAAAGAGGAGTCAAATTGCTAGTAACTACTACACCTACCTTCAATGGGAGGTCCTTTGGAACTAATGTAATGGAAGCTATGATAGTAGCACTATGTGAGAAAACACCAGAAAATATGAGCTCGAGAGATTTTGATTTAATACTAGACAAGTTGAATTTTAGTCCAAGGATAGAATACCTTAATGAAGGAAAGAGATCAAAGCTTAACAATAAATATTGA